One genomic region from Kwoniella dejecticola CBS 10117 chromosome 1, complete sequence encodes:
- a CDS encoding elongation factor 1-alpha, whose amino-acid sequence MGKDKLHVNVVVIGHVDSGKSTTTGHLIYKCGGIDKRTIEKFEKEAAELGKSSFKYAWVLDKLKAERERGITIDIALWKFETPKYQVTVIDAPGHRDFIKNMITGTSQADCAILIIATGVGEFEAGISKEGQTREHALLAFTLGVRQLIVACNKMDTCKYSEDRFNEIVKEASGFIKKVGYNPKAVAFVPISGWHGDNMLEESSNMPWYKGWVKETKAGQVKGKTLLDAIDAIEPPTRPTDKPLRLPLQDVYKIGGIGTVPVGRVETGVIKAGMVVTFAPANVTTEVKSVEMHHEQIPEGLPGDNVGFNVKNVSIKDIRRGNVCGDTKQDPPKEAASFNAQVIVLNHPGQIGAGYTPVLDCHTAHIACKFSELVEKIDRRTGKVMEANPKFVKSGDAAIVKLVSQKPICVESYTEYPPLGRFAVRDMRQTVAVGVIKSVEKTDGKGGKVTKAAEKAGAKKK is encoded by the exons ATGGGTAAAGACAAGTTGCACGTTAACGTCGTCGTTATCGGACACGTAGATTCCGGTAAATCTACCACCACCGGTCACTTGATCTACAAGTGTGGTGGTATCGACAAGCGAACCATCGAGAAATTCGAGAAGGAAGCCGCTGAGCTCGGAAAGT CCTCGTTCAAGTACGCTTGGGTTTTGGACAAACTTAAGGCCGAGCGAGAGCGAGGTATCACTATCGATATCGCTCTTTGGAAGTTCGAAACTCCTAAGTACCAAGTCACCGTTATCGATGCTCCTGGACACAGAGATTTCATCAAGAATATGATCACCGGTACCTCCCAAGCCGATTGTGCTATCTTGATCATCGCCACCGGTGTTGGAGAGTTCGAGGCCGGTATCTCTAAGGAGGGTCAAACTAGAGAGCACGCTCTTTTGGCTTTCACCCTTGGTGTAAGACAATTGATCGTTGCCTGTAACAAGATGGACACCTGTAAATACTCCGAAGACCGATTCAACGAAATCGTCAAGGAAGCTTCCGGTTTCATCAAGAAGGTTGGTTACAACCCCAAGGCTGTCGCCTTCGTCCCCATCTCTGGATGGCACGGAGACAACATGTTGGAGGAATCCTCCAA CATGCCTTGGTACAAGGGATGGGTCAAGGAGACCAAGGCCGGTCAAGTCAAGGGTAAGACCCTTCTTGACGCCATCGACGCCATTGAACCCCCTACCCGACCCACCGACAAGCCCCTccgacttcctcttcaagATGTGTACAAGATCGGTGGTATCGGTACTGTCCCTGTCGGTCGAGTCGAGACCGGTGTCATCAAGGCTGGTATGGTTGTCACCTTCGCTCCCGCCAACGTCACCACTGAAGTCAAGTCCGTCGAGATGCACCACGAGCAAATCCCCGAGGGTCTTCCAGG AGACAACGTTGGTTTCAACGTCAAGAACGTTTCTATCAAGGATATCAGGAGAGGTAACGTTTGTGG TGACACCAAGCAAGACCCCCCTAAGGAGGCTGCTTCCTTCAACGCTCAAGTAATCGTCTTGAACCACCCTGGACAAATCGGTGCGGGCTATACCCCTGTGCTTGATTGCCACACC GCCCACATCGCCTGTAAATTCTCTGAACTTGTTGAGAAGATCGACCGAAGAACCGGTAAGGTCATGGAGGCCAACCCCAAGTTCGTCAAGTCCGGTGATGCCGCCATCGTCAAGCTCGTCTCCCAAAAGCCCATCTGTGTCGAGTCTTACACCGAGTACCCCCCTCTTGGTCGATTCGCCGTTCGAGACATGAGACAAACCGTCGCCGTCGGTGTCATCAAGTCCGTCGAGAAGACCGATGGTAAGGGTGGAAAGGTCACCAAGGCCGCCGAGAAGGCCGgtgccaagaagaagtaa
- a CDS encoding leucine-tRNA ligase yields the protein MAATVNHDAKAGSVVVMEKTDKRDYLIALESDAQKSWSASQAFETNPPPLPEGIKSYADFFSSGQSMEELQKKYPKWFGTFPYAYMNGSLHLGHAFTISKIEFAAGFERMRGKKVLFPVGYHATGMPIKAASDKLIREMEMFGEDFSGYSEEVEDDATPAPPVPTTTALPAKSLESTDPSKGKKGKLNAKSTGLTYQFQILELIGVPRDELKKFADPYYWLTYFPPIAKEDLSGLGARVDWRRQFLTTDANPYYDSFVRWQMNKLYQQGKVKFGKRYTIYSPKDGQPCMDHDRQSGEAVNPQEYTAVKMEVLEWGPEVSSEIKQAVGGKKVWMVAATLRPETMYGQTNCFVGPNLKYGLFESAHNELFLVTERAARNMAFQGTFEGESGRVAKVADVVGSELLGTKVAPPFGVAKEVYVLPMEGVLATKGTGVVTSVPSDSPDDYRTLMDLRKKAEMYKIKPEWAAIDPIPVLKTPKYGDMAAEFLCNELKIQSQRDKDKLAEAKDLTYKEGFYNGVMVIGDFKGETVQDAKPKVRQQMMDAGLATPYAEPESEVISRSADVCVVALVDQWYLDYGEDSWKASAFKLLEQMNTYQTETRNGFEAVLNWLNKWACARSYGLGSKLPWDPVWLVESLSDSTIYMSYYTIANLLHDDMFGKNPGPLGIKPEQMTDEVWEYVLGSGALPADSPVEAEKAAQLKYHFSYFYPLDIRSSGKDLIPNHLTFWIYIHAALFPEKHWPRAVRTNGHLMLNGKKMSKSTGNFLTMKEATKKYGADAARLTLADAGDDITDANFEETVANAAILRLHTACLWAEEMKSIESTLRTGEFNEFDKGFQAEMNALIEQTYSYFDQMEFKSALKSGLYDFENARNWYRLISDPANGGQGMHRDMVFSWIRNNTLLITPFTPHYSQHIWKNVLGETSSIQDAQFPKVSQPVDKAILEQSDYMKQVVDSLRSAEATLGKKKGKGKSTTTYDSNKPKQTRIYVAQKFPEWQEKAIAIVKESYDGKEVDDAKLKKLFTESGLIKDKKVMPFAQQIKRKVQMDGSAAFERTLPFDELHTLKILIPYIQASAKFTKVDVVSVAEAREILANEPGKENYDPVKIENSQPGVPEVQFWNE from the exons ATGGCAGCTACCGTCAACCACGATGCCAAAGCTGGTTCCGTGGTGGTCATGGAGAAG ACGGATAAGAGAGATTATCTAATTGCTCTTGAGTCTGATGCCCAAAAATCATGGTCCGCCTCTCAAGCATTCGAGACCAATCCACCCCCGCTTCCTGAAGGCATCAAATCCTATGCcgacttcttctcatccgGCCAATCCATGGAAGAGCTCCAGAAGAAATACCCAAAATGGTTCGGTACTTTCCCTTATGCGTACATGAACGGTTCCCTCCATTTAGGACATGCTTTCACCATCAGTAAAATCGAGTTCGCAGCTGGTTTCGAACGTAtgagggggaagaaggtactGTTCCCTGTAGGATATCATGCTACTGGTATGCccatcaag GCCGCTTCTGATAAATTGATAAGGGAGATGGAAATGTTTGGAGAGGATTTCTCTGGTTACTcggaagaagtagaagatgacgCTACTCCCGCTCCGCCTGTCCCTACTACGACAGCTCTCCCGGCCAAGTCCCTAGAATCTACCGACCCGTcaaaagggaagaaaggaaaacTGAACGCTAAATCCACTGGACTGACATATCAATTCCAAATTCTGGAATTGATCGGCGTACCAAgagacgagctgaagaaatTCGCCGACCCGTATTACTGGTTGACTTATTTCCCACCTATCGCCAAAGAAGATCTATCAGGACTGGGAGCAAGAGTAGATTGGAGGAGACAATTCTTAACAA CCGACGCGAACCCGTACTACGACTCATTCGTTCGATGGCAGATGAACAAGCTTTACCAACAGGGTAAGGTGAAATTCGGTAAACGATATACGATCTACTCGCCGAAAGATGGTCAACCTTGCATGGACCACGATCGTCAATCTGGAGAAGCTGTCAACCCGCAAGAATACACGGCAGTCAAGATGGAAGTACTGGAATGGGGACCTGAAGTCAGCAGCGAAATCAAGCAAGCTGTCGGAGGAAAGAAAGTATGGATGGTAGCTGCCACGCTCAGACCCGAGACCAT GTACGGTCAAACAAACTGTTTCGTCGGTCCCAATCTGAAATACGGTCTTTTCGAGTCAGCCCACAACGAGCTGTTCTTGGTTACCGAACGAGCCGCTCGAAATATGGCTTTCCAAGGTAccttcgaaggtgaaagCGGACGAGTAGCGAAGGTGGCGGATGTCGTTGGGTCCGAATTGCTCGGTACCAAGGTAGCTCCTCCCTTCGGTGTTGCCAAGGAGGTCTACGTCCTCCCAATGGAGGGTGTTCTCGCTACAAAA GGAACTGGAGTAGTCACGTCCGTACCATCCGACTCGCCAGACGACTACCGAACACTTATGgatctgaggaagaaagctgaGATGTACAAGATCAAACCCGAATGGGCGGCCATAGATCCTATCCCCGTGCTCAAGACCCCCAAATACGGTGACATGGCCGCTGAATTCCTCTGTAATGAGCTCAAGATTCAATCTCAACGAGATAAGGACAAGCTCGCCGAGGCTAAGGACCTGACTTACAAAGAAGGGTTCTACAATGGTGTGATGGTCATCGGTGACTTCAAGGGAGAAACCGTCCAAGATGCCAAGCCTAAAGTCAGACAACAAATGATGGATGCTGGACTTGCGACTCCTTACGCTGAGCCTGAGAGCGAGGTCATCTCCCGATCTGCGGACGTGTGTGTGGTAGCTTTGGTCGACCAATGGTACCTCGACTATGGAGAGGACAGCTGGAAGGCTTCCGCGTTCAA GCTTCTTGAGCAAATGAATACATACCAGACCGAAACCCGAAACGGATTCGAAGCAGTCCTGAACTGGCTCAACAAGTGGGCTTGTGCCAGATCATACGGATTAGGTTCCAAACTCCCTTGGGATCCTGTATGGCTTGTCGAGTCTCTTTCCGACTCCACGATTTACATGTCATACTACACTATCGCCAACTTGCTGCACGATGACATGTTCGGTAAGAACCCCGGACCTCTGGGTATCAAGCCTGAACAGATGACAGACGAAGTATGGGAATACGTTCTTGGATCTGGTGCCCTTCCAGCCGACTCACCTGTGGAAGCCGAAAAGGCCGCTCAACTCAAGTACCACTTCTCATACTTCTACCCGCTTGACATCCGATCTTCCGGTAAAGACCTCATACCCAACCATTTGACTTTCTGGATCTACATCCACGCCGCCCTGTTCCCCGAGAAGCACTGGCCTAGGGCAGTGAGAACCAACGGTCACTTGATGTTGAACGGAAAGAAGATGTCCAAGTCGACTGGTAATTTCCTGACCATGAAGGAAGCTACCAAGAAGTACGGTGCGGATGCCGCTAGATTGACACTCGCCGATGCGGGTGATGATATCACCGATGCAAA CTTTGAGGAGACAGTCGCCAATGCTGCTATCCTCCGACTCCACACTGCTTGTCTCTGGGCTGAAGAGATGAAATCGATCGAGTCGACGCTGCGAACTGGCGAATTCAACGAATTCGATAAAGGATTCCAAGCTGAAATGAATGCTCTTATCGAGCAGACCTACAGCTACTTTGACca AATGGAAttcaagtcagctctgaAGTCAGGATTGTATGATTTCGAAAACGCACGAAACTGGTACAGATTAATCTCTGATCCTGCTAATGGCGGACAAGGAATGCACCGAGACATGGTATTCTCATGGATCCGAAATAATACTCTACTCATCACTCCATTCACCCCTCATTACTCGCAACACATCTGGAAGAACGTCCTTGGTGAGACGTCCAGTATCCAAGACGCTCAGTTCCCCAAGGTCTCTCAGCCTGTAGACAAGGCTATCCTGGAACAAAGCGATTACATGAAACAGGTAGTAGACTCTTTACGATCAGCAGAAGCTACTCTGGGTAAAAAGAAGGGTAAAGGGAAATCGACGACTACTTACGATTCGAACAAACCTAAACAAACTAGGATATACGTTGCGCAAAAATTCCCTGAATGGCAAGAAAAGGCGATTGCGATAGTGAAGGAATCGTatgatgggaaagaggtGGACGATGccaagttgaagaagctcTTCACGGAGAGCGGCCTGATAAAAGATAAGAAGGTGATGCCGTTTGCTCAGCAAATCAAG AGAAAAGTCCAAATGGACGGATCGGCAGCTTTCGAACGTACTTTACCATTCGACGAATTACATACTCTGAAAATCCTGATCCCGTACATCCAAGCTTCCGCGAAATTCACCAAAGTCGACGTTGTCTCTGTCGCTGAAGCTCGAGAGATCTTGGCCAACGAACCGGGCAAGGAGAATTATGATCCGGTGAAAATTGAGAATTCTCAGCCTGGTGTTCCGGAAGTACAATTCTGGAATGAGTAG